The following are encoded in a window of Penaeus monodon isolate SGIC_2016 chromosome 9, NSTDA_Pmon_1, whole genome shotgun sequence genomic DNA:
- the LOC119576555 gene encoding LOW QUALITY PROTEIN: serine/threonine-protein kinase ATG1t-like (The sequence of the model RefSeq protein was modified relative to this genomic sequence to represent the inferred CDS: substituted 1 base at 1 genomic stop codon): MLLSEEEIQNLVSEGTLLGVGSSGQAFRTRYKGKDVVAKVAHSKKRARLFEGEVRTMLALDGLGGAPRVLAACXDYLGFLMEFCPGKTLEDMIEDKAPVSTILRGIYDLALRVQDIHLAGFAHNDIKKDNVILETSADGLEVTARLIDLGLSTRLGVCPGFSGDPEFFSHMAPELLQMGVVSVESDLYSIGNILRSVLERYPKAFPEECQLSFIAWNMTCSEAG; this comes from the coding sequence ATGCTGCTGAGCGAGGAAGAAATCCAGAACTTGGTGTCTGAGGGAACGCTTCTCGGCGTGGGCTCTTCCGGTCAGGCCTTCAGGACGCGCTATAAGGGCAAAGACGTCGTGGCCAAGGTGGCCCATTCGAAGAAGCGCGCCCGCTTGTTTGAGGGAGAAGTGAGGACCATGTTGGCCCTGGATGGCCTCGGAGGAGCGCCCCGAGTCCTGGCAGCGTGTTAGGATTATCTGGGATTCCTCATGGAATTCTGTCCGGGAAAAACTCTCGAGGACATGATCGAGGACAAGGCCCCCGTGAGCACCATTCTTCGGGGGATCTACGACCTGGCGCTGAGGGTCCAGGACATCCACCTGGCAGGGTTCGCCCACAACGACATCAAGAAGGACAACGTGATCTTGGAGACGAGCGCCGACGGCCTCGAGGTCACGGCGCGGTTGATCGACCTCGGCCTGTCCACGCGGCTCGGCGTGTGTCCCGGCTTCAGTGGGGATCCGGAGTTCTTCAGCCACATGGCCCCCGAGCTCCTCCAGATGGGCGTGGTCAGCGTGGAGTCGGACCTGTACTCCATCGGGAATATCCTGAGATCCGTCCTGGAGCGCTATCCGAAGGCCTTTCCTGAGGAATGCCAATTGAGCTTCATAGCCTGGAACATGACCTGCTCTGAGGCCGGATAG
- the LOC119577134 gene encoding small integral membrane protein 15-like produces MENENPIKTPVEETEGGWLHQLVVYAARNPWEFCWYLLLALSPLFCISAVLSWKLAKALEAQEKEKNRKDKKKANLMKVKRGKAN; encoded by the exons ATGGAGAATGAAAACCCCATAAAGACACCTGTcgaggagacagaaggaggatGGTTGCATCAGTTGGTTGTATACGCTGCCAG GAACCCATGGGAGTTTTGTTGGTACCTCCTACTTgctctttctccacttttctgTATCTCAGCTGTCCTCTCATGGAAACTGGCAAAGGCTCTGGAAGCACAGGAGAAG GAAAAGAAccgaaaggacaagaaaaaagcTAACTTGATGAAAGTTAAACGAGGGAAAGCTAACTGA